Proteins from a single region of Amycolatopsis sp. CA-230715:
- a CDS encoding TetR/AcrR family transcriptional regulator → MSDDPEPRRRAPRKSIEERRAMIVRAAIPLLVELGPSVTTLQIARAAGISEPTIFRAFADKNEVLAACLAEATDPQHLVGELNAIEPSAPLRERVLAVIEALRAHGERTGAVVNAVTVAGPVQPRTAESLSEEERARWSESRTSSYQRMHDAVTAALAQDRPRIPAADAATLVLAIVLALGRGGGWHTGPASVTTEALADLVLHGITK, encoded by the coding sequence ATGAGCGATGACCCCGAGCCGCGCCGGCGCGCACCGCGGAAGAGCATCGAAGAACGCCGGGCGATGATCGTGCGGGCCGCGATCCCCCTGCTCGTCGAACTGGGCCCGTCGGTCACGACGCTGCAGATCGCCCGCGCCGCCGGAATCAGCGAGCCGACGATCTTCCGCGCGTTCGCCGACAAGAACGAAGTACTCGCGGCCTGCCTCGCGGAGGCGACCGACCCCCAGCACCTCGTCGGCGAACTCAACGCGATCGAGCCGTCCGCCCCGCTGCGCGAGCGCGTCCTCGCGGTGATCGAGGCGCTCCGCGCGCACGGGGAGCGAACGGGCGCGGTGGTCAACGCCGTCACGGTGGCGGGGCCCGTGCAACCGCGGACCGCCGAATCGCTCTCCGAGGAGGAGCGGGCCCGGTGGTCGGAGAGCCGCACGTCGTCGTACCAGCGCATGCACGACGCGGTGACGGCCGCGCTGGCGCAGGACCGGCCGAGGATCCCTGCCGCCGACGCGGCCACCCTGGTACTCGCGATCGTCCTGGCGCTCGGCCGCGGCGGCGGATGGCACACCGGCCCGGCGAGCGTGACCACCGAAGCGCTGGCGGATCTCGTGCTGCACGGCATCACGAAATAG
- the rox gene encoding rifampin monooxygenase: MIDVIIAGGGPTGVMLAAELRLHGVEALVLERDAEPTEVVRALGMHARSIEVMAQRGLLDRFLELGRQSPLGGFFAGIAKASPERLDTNHPYTLGIPQPTTLRVLTEHALELGVEIRRGRELVGLSQDDDGVTVELADGDRLRARYVVGCDGGRSTVRKLLGVGFPGVAARNQWLLGEMQVTAPVEEVTALVTEIRKTNLWFGVGPSGNGAFRVVAPAKEVVEDRTVPPTLDELKEQMRAIAGTDFGVHSPRWLSRFSDATRQADRYRVGRVLLAGDAAHVHPPLGGQGLNLGVQDAFNLGWKLAAEVTGWAPEGLLDSYHAERHPVAAAVLDNTLAQGELMALDPGPQAVRRLVAELMDFPEVNRYLIEKIIGINVRYDLGEGHELLGRRLRDVSLKRGRLYELMYGGRGLLLDQTGLLSVAGWADRVDHVVDVSEELDVPAVLLRPDGYVAWAGDDQQDLLDHLPRWFGAPTG; the protein is encoded by the coding sequence GTGATTGACGTGATCATCGCCGGTGGCGGGCCGACCGGCGTGATGCTGGCCGCCGAACTGCGGCTGCACGGCGTGGAGGCGCTCGTGCTGGAGCGGGACGCGGAGCCGACCGAGGTCGTCCGCGCGCTCGGCATGCACGCGCGCAGCATCGAAGTGATGGCCCAGCGCGGCCTGCTCGACCGGTTCCTCGAACTGGGCAGGCAGTCTCCGCTCGGGGGCTTTTTCGCCGGTATCGCCAAAGCGTCGCCGGAGCGGCTGGACACCAACCACCCGTACACGCTCGGCATCCCGCAGCCCACGACGTTGCGCGTGCTGACCGAACACGCGCTCGAACTCGGCGTCGAGATCCGGCGCGGCCGCGAACTCGTCGGACTGAGCCAGGACGACGACGGGGTCACGGTGGAGCTGGCCGACGGCGACCGGCTGCGAGCGCGGTACGTCGTCGGCTGCGACGGCGGGCGCAGCACGGTGCGCAAGCTGCTCGGCGTCGGCTTCCCCGGCGTGGCGGCCAGGAACCAGTGGCTGCTGGGCGAAATGCAGGTGACCGCGCCGGTGGAGGAGGTCACCGCGCTGGTGACCGAGATCCGCAAGACCAACCTGTGGTTCGGCGTCGGGCCGAGCGGAAACGGGGCGTTCCGTGTCGTCGCGCCCGCCAAGGAGGTGGTCGAGGACCGCACGGTCCCACCGACGCTGGACGAGCTTAAGGAGCAGATGCGGGCGATCGCGGGCACCGATTTCGGAGTGCACTCGCCGCGCTGGCTCTCCCGCTTCAGCGACGCGACCCGGCAGGCCGATCGCTACCGGGTCGGCCGGGTGCTGCTGGCAGGCGACGCGGCGCACGTCCACCCGCCGCTGGGCGGGCAGGGCCTCAACCTCGGTGTCCAGGACGCGTTCAACCTGGGCTGGAAGCTGGCCGCCGAGGTCACCGGGTGGGCGCCGGAGGGGCTGCTGGACAGCTACCACGCCGAACGGCACCCGGTGGCCGCCGCCGTGCTGGACAACACCCTCGCGCAGGGCGAGCTGATGGCGCTCGATCCGGGGCCCCAGGCGGTGCGCAGGCTGGTGGCCGAGCTGATGGACTTCCCGGAGGTGAACCGGTACCTCATCGAAAAGATCATCGGCATCAACGTCCGCTACGACCTCGGCGAAGGCCACGAACTGCTCGGCAGGCGGCTGCGGGACGTGAGCCTGAAGCGGGGGCGGCTCTACGAGCTGATGTACGGCGGCCGCGGGCTGCTGCTCGACCAGACCGGTCTGCTTTCGGTGGCGGGCTGGGCCGATCGGGTCGACCACGTCGTCGACGTAAGCGAGGAACTGGACGTGCCTGCCGTGCTGCTGCGGCCCGACGGCTACGTGGCGTGGGCCGGTGACGACCAGCAGGACCTGCTCGACCACCTGCCGCGCTGGTTCGGGGCGCCCACCGGCTGA
- a CDS encoding Lrp/AsnC family transcriptional regulator, which translates to MGPTLDELDRRLVGALHLAPRATWDDLAAILTADASTLKRRFDRLAEAGLCRVIGQIGWGMHSTAMPVHLFVDISGETPLAVLDRLGALPHLQYLAQVSGDYPVYATVHAPSEQATSEVLDSVYAQPGIRRVITLPSLRTLRRGAGWDPRLLTERERRNLLTVAGPTVEDVAAAVPPDRALNEAERTVMSMLQQDGRASAAGIARTAGLATSTAHRMVRRMLDEGWVKPRFEVVSEWLGFLTTFVLRLRVPPGSTADVMRPLADLPQTRLVAHVAGDTSVLCMGLVAGRTALAAFIDDELARIEGIDTVGIDVVLTERRRYWVDRDSVTGIGRFHAPPLLPAPA; encoded by the coding sequence ATGGGTCCGACACTGGACGAGCTGGACCGGCGACTGGTCGGCGCGCTGCACCTGGCGCCGCGCGCCACCTGGGACGACCTCGCGGCGATACTGACCGCCGACGCCAGCACGCTCAAACGGCGGTTCGACCGGCTGGCCGAAGCGGGGCTGTGCCGCGTCATCGGCCAGATCGGCTGGGGAATGCACTCCACGGCGATGCCCGTGCACCTGTTCGTCGACATCAGCGGCGAGACGCCGCTCGCCGTGCTCGACCGGCTCGGCGCGCTGCCGCATCTGCAGTACCTCGCGCAGGTTTCCGGCGACTACCCGGTCTACGCCACCGTGCACGCGCCGTCCGAGCAGGCGACCAGCGAAGTGCTGGACAGCGTGTACGCGCAGCCCGGAATCCGGCGGGTGATCACCCTGCCCTCGCTGCGCACCCTGCGCCGCGGCGCAGGGTGGGATCCGCGGCTGCTGACCGAACGCGAGCGCCGGAACCTGCTGACCGTCGCGGGACCGACGGTCGAGGACGTCGCGGCGGCCGTACCACCGGACAGGGCGCTGAACGAGGCCGAGCGGACGGTGATGTCCATGCTGCAGCAGGACGGCCGCGCGTCCGCGGCGGGCATCGCCAGGACCGCCGGGCTCGCCACCTCGACCGCGCACCGGATGGTGCGGCGGATGCTCGACGAAGGGTGGGTCAAGCCGCGGTTCGAGGTCGTGTCGGAATGGCTCGGGTTCCTCACCACGTTCGTGCTCCGCCTCCGCGTGCCGCCGGGCAGCACCGCCGACGTCATGCGCCCGCTCGCCGATCTGCCGCAGACGCGGCTGGTCGCCCACGTCGCCGGCGACACCTCCGTGCTGTGCATGGGACTCGTCGCGGGCCGGACCGCGCTCGCCGCCTTCATCGACGACGAACTGGCCCGGATCGAAGGGATCGACACAGTGGGCATCGACGTCGTGCTGACCGAGCGGCGGCGATACTGGGTCGACCGGGATTCGGTAACCGGGATAGGCCGGTTCCACGCCCCGCCGCTGCTACCGGCGCCGGCGTAG
- a CDS encoding AbgT family transporter, with translation MNSADVVEPRSKVMRAAFRVFAVIERVGNKLPNPFWLFWLLALAVVALSAILSATGLGAVQPATGKPIAVRNLLSADGFKVIIDGAVQNFANFPPLATIITVMLGISVAERSGLISTLLRRMVTRVPGRYLTFVLSMTAMVGHIAGDAAYVTLIPLGALVYRAAGRSPVLGCIVAFVSISAGYDASPSLTTTDALLSSISTAAARTIDPHYAVTPVSNYFFGLASSVLVALVITIVVETVMARRPDLAADETDQPDPADLSEVEVTARERRALRIVGLVALAFIAVLVVALIPASSPLRGPNGGIVNSPLFTGMALVLGLFFAVLGTVYGKLTGTFGSARDVIAAMVEGVRSMAPILVLFFAISQFLAYFKWTNIGEIIAVTGAKALRDLGLHGWLVLVGIAVVVTVMNLVITSGSALWSLAAPIFIPMLMLLGINPEVTQAVYRVADSVTNCITPMSPYFVMALGFMQRYRKSAGIGTLASFTLPLAAVIWVVWVAFFVLWYLLGLPFGPGA, from the coding sequence ATGAACAGCGCTGACGTGGTCGAACCGCGGTCGAAGGTGATGCGGGCGGCGTTCCGCGTCTTCGCGGTGATCGAACGGGTCGGCAACAAGCTGCCCAACCCGTTCTGGTTGTTCTGGCTGCTGGCGCTCGCCGTGGTGGCGCTCAGCGCGATCCTGTCCGCGACGGGCCTGGGCGCCGTGCAGCCCGCCACCGGCAAGCCGATCGCGGTGCGGAACCTCCTCAGCGCCGACGGCTTCAAGGTCATCATCGACGGCGCGGTGCAGAACTTCGCGAACTTCCCGCCGCTGGCCACCATCATCACCGTGATGCTCGGGATCTCCGTCGCCGAGCGGAGCGGGCTCATCAGCACCCTGCTGCGGCGCATGGTCACGCGCGTGCCTGGCCGGTACCTGACCTTCGTGCTGTCGATGACCGCGATGGTCGGGCACATCGCGGGCGACGCCGCATACGTCACGCTCATCCCGCTCGGCGCGCTGGTCTACCGCGCGGCGGGCCGCAGCCCGGTGCTCGGGTGCATCGTCGCCTTCGTCTCGATCTCCGCCGGCTACGACGCGTCGCCTTCGCTGACGACCACCGACGCGCTGCTGTCGTCCATTTCGACCGCGGCGGCCCGCACGATCGACCCGCACTACGCGGTGACACCGGTGTCGAACTACTTCTTCGGCCTCGCGTCCTCGGTGCTCGTGGCGCTGGTGATCACGATCGTCGTCGAGACGGTCATGGCGAGGCGACCGGATCTCGCGGCCGACGAAACCGATCAGCCGGACCCGGCGGACCTCAGCGAGGTCGAGGTCACCGCTCGCGAACGCCGCGCGCTGCGCATCGTCGGACTCGTCGCGCTCGCGTTCATCGCGGTGCTCGTGGTGGCGCTGATCCCCGCGTCGTCGCCGTTGCGCGGACCGAACGGCGGCATCGTCAACTCACCGCTGTTCACCGGGATGGCGCTCGTGCTCGGCCTGTTCTTCGCTGTGCTCGGCACCGTGTACGGCAAGCTCACCGGCACGTTCGGCAGCGCACGCGACGTGATCGCGGCGATGGTCGAAGGCGTCCGCTCGATGGCGCCGATCCTGGTGCTGTTCTTCGCGATCTCGCAGTTCCTCGCCTACTTCAAGTGGACGAACATCGGCGAGATCATCGCGGTGACCGGTGCGAAGGCCCTGCGTGACCTCGGTTTGCACGGCTGGCTGGTGCTGGTCGGCATCGCCGTCGTGGTGACCGTGATGAACCTGGTCATCACGAGCGGTTCGGCGTTGTGGTCGCTCGCCGCGCCGATCTTCATCCCGATGCTGATGCTGCTCGGGATCAACCCCGAGGTCACGCAGGCCGTCTACCGGGTAGCCGACTCGGTGACCAACTGCATCACGCCGATGAGCCCGTACTTCGTGATGGCGCTCGGGTTCATGCAGCGCTACCGGAAGTCCGCGGGCATCGGCACGCTCGCGTCGTTCACGCTGCCGCTGGCCGCCGTCATCTGGGTTGTCTGGGTGGCGTTCTTCGTCCTCTGGTACCTGCTGGGCCTGCCGTTCGGCCCCGGCGCCTGA